The following are encoded in a window of Salvelinus fontinalis isolate EN_2023a chromosome 40, ASM2944872v1, whole genome shotgun sequence genomic DNA:
- the LOC129839000 gene encoding zinc finger protein 501-like yields MSSLNYPPPAKEEEVYWTEKEALALIIDVKEEEEEDIKQKIEVEGEAVTVKEEEKDVSVKEEDEGFRVKEEEDVTVKDEEAEKEEDAVFGVKEEEGEITVTLEEEEEVGDLFNTRERRDYRGSSGEPQQPHDAEETEKSLSRSEHLNKHLQGSTGKRTHCCSDCGKRFTSSAGIKYHQRIHTGEKPYSCGQCGKSFTTSRTLTQHQRTHTGEKPYSCGQCGKSFGRSGHLTLHQRIHTGEKPYSCGQCGKSFGRSGYLTYHQRIHTGEKPYSCGQCGKSFNRSDQLTLHQRIHTGERPYSCGQCGKSFTTSRILTQHQRTHTGDKPYSCGQCGKSFGQSGQLTSHQRTHTGDKSYSCGQCGKSFTTSRTLTQHQRIHTGEKYYICGQCGKSYTTSSNLKIHQRRHTGEKPYSCNQCEKKYSYKRSLTKHQKIHEGVIS; encoded by the exons atgagctccctaaactacccccctcctgctaaagaagaggaggtctactggacggagaaagaagctctggcgCTGATCATTGacgtgaaagaggaggaagaagaggatatCAAGCAAAaaatagaagtagagggtgaggctgttacagtgaaagaagaagagaaagacgtttcagtgaaagaagaggatgaagggttcagagtgaaagaggaggaggatgttacagtaaaagacgaggaggcagagaaagaggaggatgcggtttttggagtgaaagaggaggagggggagattactgtcacattggaggaagaagaggaggttggagatctgtttaacacca gagagagacgggactaccgtggatcctctggggagcctcaacaacctcatgatgctgaagagacagagaagagtctctccagatcagaacacctcaataaacacctgcagggatccacagggaagagaactcactgctgctctgactgtgggaagagattcacctcctcAGCAGGCATTAAATATCATCagagaatccacacaggagagaaaccttatagctgtggtcaatgtgggaagagttttactacatctagaactctgactcaacaccagagaacacacacaggagagaaaccttatagctgtggtcaatgtgggaagagttttggtcgatctggccatctgacattgcaccagagaatacacacaggagagaaaccttatagctgtggtcaatgtgggaagagttttggtcgatctggcTATCTGACATaccaccagagaatacacacaggagagaaaccttatagctgtggtcaatgtgggaagagttttaataGATCTGAccagctgacattacaccagagaatacacacaggagagagaccttatagctgtggtcaatgtgggaagagttttactacatctagaattctgactcaacaccagagaacacacacaggagataaaccttatagctgtggtcaatgtgggaagagttttggtcaatctggccagctgacatcacaccagagaacacacacaggagataaatcttatagctgtggtcaatgtgggaagagttttactacatctagaactctgactcaacaccagagaatacacacaggagagaaatattATATCTGTggtcagtgtgggaagagttatactacatctagcaatctgaaGATACACCAGcggagacacacaggagagaaaccttatagctgtaatcaatgtgagaAGAAATACTCTTATAAAAGATCTCTGaccaaacatcagaaaatacatgaaggagttatttcgtga